A portion of the Candidatus Glassbacteria bacterium genome contains these proteins:
- a CDS encoding nucleoside deaminase: protein MTRVEVEFDRRMMELALEQARLAGVHGEIPVGAVVTRDNQVIGKGYNLTRRMQDVTLHAEIAAMRQAAYRLGHWYMNDCSVYVTVEPCTQCAGSLLLARMGRLVYGAAEPKFGACGSVNNLVEDSRLNHQVLVVRGVLETECSELMKTFFNDLRAP, encoded by the coding sequence ATGACGAGAGTCGAGGTGGAATTCGACAGGCGGATGATGGAACTGGCGCTGGAGCAGGCCAGGTTGGCCGGCGTGCACGGGGAAATCCCGGTCGGCGCGGTTGTGACCCGTGACAATCAGGTTATCGGCAAAGGCTACAACCTCACCCGCAGAATGCAGGACGTGACCCTGCACGCGGAGATCGCCGCGATGCGCCAGGCCGCATACCGGCTGGGGCACTGGTATATGAACGACTGCTCAGTCTACGTCACGGTTGAACCGTGCACCCAGTGCGCCGGCTCGCTGCTGCTGGCCAGAATGGGCCGTCTGGTCTACGGAGCGGCCGAACCGAAATTCGGCGCCTGCGGCAGCGTGAATAACCTGGTCGAGGATTCGAGGCTGAATCACCAGGTCCTGGTTGTGCGGGGCGTTCTCGAAACTGAATGCTCCGAGCTGATGAAAACGTTCTTCAACGACCTCCGTGCGCCCTGA
- a CDS encoding acetylxylan esterase, protein MLLSAFTGPVILFAQERETNYDEAKVPEYTLPDPLVSLDGTKVTDEAGWTEQRRPEILKLFREQVYGIAPARTGEAGCRTVESGEAYQGTAERRQVEITLRRDGKELVIGVLLYIPKNRRGPVPAFLGLNFRGNHTVGTDPEIILNANWMRPRGNGDADNRATEDSRGTSSSRWEIETVLKRGYALATAYYGDIDPDYDDGFNNGVHALFSEQERPADAWGSIGAWAWGLSRILDFLETDGAVDGERVVVLGHSRLGKTSLWAGARDERFAMVISNNSGCGGAALSRRAFGETVEVINTSFPHWFCDNFKQYNGREAQLPVDQHMLLALIAPRPVYVASAEEDRWADPRGEFLALKHAAPVYRLLTGEGIAVQRMPAVNQPVTGRLGYHIRSGRHDVTGYDWDRYLDWADAYLPVR, encoded by the coding sequence CTGCTGCTGTCAGCGTTTACAGGCCCTGTCATCCTGTTTGCCCAGGAGCGCGAGACCAACTACGATGAAGCCAAAGTGCCGGAGTACACTCTGCCCGATCCGCTGGTATCTCTTGACGGAACTAAAGTTACCGATGAGGCCGGCTGGACGGAACAGCGCCGTCCGGAGATCTTGAAGCTGTTCCGGGAGCAGGTTTACGGGATCGCTCCGGCCCGCACCGGTGAGGCCGGCTGCCGGACAGTGGAAAGCGGCGAGGCATACCAGGGAACTGCCGAACGGAGACAGGTGGAAATCACCCTGCGCCGGGACGGAAAAGAGCTGGTGATCGGAGTCCTGCTCTATATCCCGAAAAACAGGCGCGGGCCTGTGCCGGCGTTCCTCGGCCTGAATTTCCGGGGCAACCATACTGTCGGCACCGACCCGGAGATTATCCTTAACGCCAACTGGATGAGGCCGCGCGGCAACGGCGATGCGGACAACCGCGCGACAGAAGATTCCCGGGGGACGTCGTCCTCCCGCTGGGAGATCGAGACGGTCCTCAAACGGGGCTACGCACTCGCCACCGCCTACTACGGCGATATCGACCCGGACTACGACGACGGGTTCAACAACGGCGTTCACGCCCTGTTCTCAGAACAGGAGCGTCCGGCGGACGCATGGGGCAGTATCGGCGCATGGGCCTGGGGATTGAGCCGGATTCTGGACTTTCTCGAAACAGATGGAGCGGTCGACGGGGAGAGGGTGGTGGTGCTGGGACATTCCCGGCTGGGCAAGACCTCGCTGTGGGCGGGCGCGCGGGACGAACGGTTCGCGATGGTGATCTCCAACAACTCGGGATGCGGCGGCGCGGCGTTGTCACGACGGGCGTTCGGTGAAACTGTCGAGGTGATCAACACCTCGTTCCCGCATTGGTTCTGCGACAATTTCAAGCAATACAACGGCAGGGAGGCCCAACTGCCGGTGGACCAGCACATGCTGCTGGCGCTGATCGCACCGCGGCCGGTCTATGTCGCCAGCGCAGAGGAAGACCGCTGGGCGGACCCGCGCGGGGAGTTCCTGGCGTTGAAACACGCAGCACCGGTTTACCGGCTGCTTACCGGCGAGGGTATCGCTGTCCAGCGGATGCCGGCGGTCAACCAGCCGGTTACCGGCAGGCTGGGCTACCATATCCGCTCCGGCCGTCACGATGTAACCGGTTATGATTGGGATCGCTACCTGGACTGGGCCGATGCGTATTTGCCCGTGAGGTGA
- a CDS encoding SH3 domain-containing protein, giving the protein MGKPTQISTGTGCFVIAVVVALIALFMVVNRDNPPAPVEQAQTQTAPAASVDTITIVTVDNRARLCPQPNCGQGQELLRIPTGTKLEVQSKTTIRLPAWNVIWYKVTYNGKTGWLSEFDTDKAPAEPRYH; this is encoded by the coding sequence ATGGGAAAACCAACCCAGATCAGCACAGGCACGGGATGTTTTGTCATTGCAGTAGTAGTAGCTTTGATTGCCCTTTTTATGGTCGTGAATCGCGATAACCCGCCCGCCCCGGTTGAGCAAGCTCAAACCCAAACAGCCCCTGCCGCTTCCGTTGATACAATTACAATAGTAACTGTGGATAACAGGGCAAGGCTTTGCCCTCAACCCAACTGCGGCCAAGGGCAGGAGCTTCTTCGCATTCCAACCGGCACAAAGCTTGAGGTCCAGTCTAAGACGACAATCCGTTTGCCAGCGTGGAACGTGATTTGGTATAAAGTTACCTACAATGGCAAAACGGGGTGGCTTAGCGAGTTTGATACCGATAAAGCTCCTGCCGAACCGCGATATCATTAG